The stretch of DNA AGTAGCCATTTCATCGAGATTAAAAAAAACATCTAAATCTTCATCCGCGAAGTCTTTAAACGTTCTACTCGTCATTGGACTCATCCTCCAGAAGATCATCCGCTTTCCCTTGATTGATGATTGCTTCAATGACTGATTTTTTAGTTGTAGTACCTGCCAGATCAACACCGACCGCCTTCGCTTCGCGGGCTAGCTCTTCAGCATTGTATTCTTCGTCTAGTGCAGCACGCAGTTCTTCGAAAAGTTGGGGATCAATCGCTTTTTTGTCTTTGGCCGTATGCTGAATTTTTATTTCCTCATCTGGCGAGATGACATACTCCGCAGATTTAAGATTCACCAAGCGCCTGACATCTTCTTCTGATAGCCCATCAATCAAAGCACCTTTTTTATAATCTATTTGATTATGGCGAATCGGTTCTAATGCTCTAATCATAATCAATCACCTCCATTATTGTACTTTTGCCACAAACCAGCTATCGACTTCTTTAGGAATCGGCAAAGGTTTTGAATTCAATTGGGCGATTTGACGAGCAGGATTCTTTTCAATCCACGTATCTGGTACACGTTCCGCTTCGAATGTTGTGAGCTCATCATCTTTGGCAATAGTAATTGACGCATATGCCATGGCAAACTCAGCGGAAGATGAAAGGAGTGTCACAGTTCCTTCTGGAACCATCGGCTTCATGTGACCGTCTTCGTCTAAATAGTACTCGTTATATTCGTAAATTTTTCCGATGCCCGGAATTTGGCCAATGTATGTCACGCCATTTGGCAAAGTCTCAATATTCAAGTCGCCAACTTTTAAATGACGCAGATTCAAGATGCCTTGGACATCTTTATGATTGATGAACGTGTCAACTACGTCCGCAGCCATGATGACGATATCGCCTGTGACATGCCCCCTTTGTTGGACTGTCCGTTGCCAGCGTTTGAGATCCGCGAGTGGCTTGGATGCTGGGTCATTCCATTTATCGGTTCCGGATAAGGTCTGCTTGTTGGTGAAATTAAAACCAATTTCATAACCTAACCCTTCCCCTTGGACGATAATCTGCCCATGGAATAGAGCTTGGGCGCACATTACCTCTTCCCGACGTGTCACCATTTCTTCCAATTCCAATAAATCTTTAACCAGCTTCTCGGCTGCGCGTTCATCAGGCGATTTAGCTGAATAAATATTTTCACCCATTGATCGCTTCATGATATCCGCAGCGGTCGTAACTTTATATGGCGCGACTAATGGAGGTGCAAATGTCTCAGTCTTGAATCCGGAATTCTCCACAAGCTTTCCGCCGATTCTTTCATTTACGAATGGCGCAATCTTACGGCTTCCTTTCTTAATGTCGATATCCACTTTATCCGTGGTGGAATATTCGCGGTTTTTAAAGAATGTATCCCGTAAAAAGGTGTTTGGTTTAGACATACGCTCAACAAATTTAAGCATGGTGCGTGGTTCAAAAATATCAATCTTTGTCATGTTAATTATTCCTCCTCTTGAATGTCCGCAGAAATTGCAGAGCGTAAATAAATCCCCTTGCCACGTAAAGCTACTTTATAAGAAGCAACTTCCGCATCTACTGGCAAAATAATTTTATTGGAATTGAACTCCCCTGCCACATAACAAACTGCTTTTTTCGATTCACCTACAGAGGTAGCGACAGCATCCGCCATAATTCCGTAAACATCATCAGCTGTCAAAGCTCCTGAAACAGCAACAGCCTGATGATTCTCATTTAGTGCAAACACTTGGCCAAGAGATAACTCTTGTTCAGGCGCGACGATAATTTCTTCTGTGACTACATGAGATTGATAGCCTGCAATTAGATTTTCATGCTCCAACACTCTTGCCATTTTATTTCACTCCTTTCAATCCTAAATTTCCGAGAATGTTATCAACAAAGCTATCCACATTTTCATTTTTCTGAGGGGAAGCGCCACTTTCTATTTCATTGAGTGGTTCTGCATCCTGTTTAATATTATTTAACAGAGTTGTCTTTTTCGTTTTTTCGTTTTTCAAAATTTCCATTGCAGTATCAGCTGCTGAAATACCAGATTCAAATTTGGCCTTATTAATAATTTCTTCGGAACCGGGGACAGCAATGTTTTCGATGTCT from Bacillus sp. OxB-1 encodes:
- a CDS encoding major capsid protein, producing MTKIDIFEPRTMLKFVERMSKPNTFLRDTFFKNREYSTTDKVDIDIKKGSRKIAPFVNERIGGKLVENSGFKTETFAPPLVAPYKVTTAADIMKRSMGENIYSAKSPDERAAEKLVKDLLELEEMVTRREEVMCAQALFHGQIIVQGEGLGYEIGFNFTNKQTLSGTDKWNDPASKPLADLKRWQRTVQQRGHVTGDIVIMAADVVDTFINHKDVQGILNLRHLKVGDLNIETLPNGVTYIGQIPGIGKIYEYNEYYLDEDGHMKPMVPEGTVTLLSSSAEFAMAYASITIAKDDELTTFEAERVPDTWIEKNPARQIAQLNSKPLPIPKEVDSWFVAKVQ